The Brasilonema sennae CENA114 genome includes a region encoding these proteins:
- the pruA gene encoding L-glutamate gamma-semialdehyde dehydrogenase, translated as MVLQVQTSTYEAKTQEIAKQLLAATQENRSFFGALRDQMRWDDKLLAWAMSNPGLRVQLFRFIDTLPALRSKPEIAAHLQEYLADESVELPTALKGMLGFANPDSMPGQVAATTVSTGVETLAHKYISGENIKQALKTIERLRKEKMAFTVDLLGEAVITEAEAQSYLERYLDLMQQLVEASKSWTPVGLIDEADGQSLPKVQVSVKLTAFYSQFDPLDAKGSEERVSDRIRTLLRRAKELGASVHFDIEQYAYKDLTFSILKKLLIEEEFRSRTDLGVTIQAYLRDSEQDTQNLINWAKQRGYPLTIRLVKGAYWDQETIKAEQKHWQQPVYNDKAATDANFERITELLLENHQYVYAAIGSHNVRSQAHAIATAQSLNVPRRCFEMQVLYGMGDKLAKALVDKGYRVRVYCPYGELLPGMAYLIRRLLENTANSSFLRQNMENRPVEELLAPPVVGQVDNQTTRQAENPSSFVGAPDTDYAEEEQRNEANLALQNVRQQLGRTYLPLINGEYVQTQQVVDSVNPSNFSEVVGKIGLLSVEQAEQAMQAAKAAFPAWRKTPVKERAGILRKAADLMEQRRAELSVWIVLEVGKPVREADGEVSEAIDFCRYYASEMERLDQGFNYDVAGETNRYIYQPRGIAVVISPWNFPLAIATGMTVAALVTGNCTLLKPAETSSVIAAKLTEVLVDAGFPKGVFQYVPGKGSQVGAYLVNHAYTHVIAFTGSQEVGCRIYADAAILKPGQKHMKRVIAEMGGKNAIIVDESADLDSAVVGVVQSAFGYSGQKCSACSRVIVLEPVYDTFVQRFVEATKSLNIGETELPSTQVGPVIDANARDRIREYIEKGKAEAKVALEMPAPDNGYFIGPVIFKDVPANGVIAQEEIFGPVVAVIKVKNFKEALEVANGTNYALTGGLYSRTPSHIEKAQDEFEVGNLYINRNITGAIVARQPFGGFKLSGVGSKAGGPDYLLQFTEPRTVTENIQRQGFAPIEGAE; from the coding sequence GTGGTATTACAAGTACAAACAAGCACCTACGAAGCCAAAACCCAAGAAATCGCTAAACAGCTTCTAGCCGCAACACAAGAAAATCGTTCATTCTTTGGTGCACTGCGAGATCAGATGCGCTGGGACGATAAGTTGTTAGCTTGGGCGATGAGCAATCCTGGGTTACGGGTGCAACTGTTTCGCTTTATTGATACTCTTCCTGCTTTACGTAGTAAACCAGAAATTGCAGCGCATTTACAAGAATATCTGGCTGATGAATCAGTGGAATTACCTACAGCTCTGAAGGGAATGCTGGGTTTTGCTAATCCTGATTCTATGCCTGGACAAGTCGCAGCAACAACTGTTTCCACAGGCGTAGAAACATTAGCTCATAAATACATTTCTGGGGAAAACATTAAACAGGCGCTGAAAACAATTGAGCGACTGCGTAAGGAAAAAATGGCTTTCACTGTAGACTTATTGGGTGAGGCTGTGATTACCGAAGCAGAAGCTCAGTCTTATTTGGAACGCTATCTAGATTTGATGCAACAATTGGTGGAAGCATCGAAGAGTTGGACGCCAGTTGGGTTGATTGACGAAGCTGATGGACAAAGTTTGCCAAAAGTCCAAGTTTCTGTGAAGTTAACGGCGTTTTATTCGCAGTTTGACCCGTTGGATGCTAAAGGTAGTGAAGAACGGGTGAGCGATCGCATCCGCACTCTGTTACGTCGTGCCAAGGAACTTGGTGCTTCTGTTCATTTTGACATAGAACAGTATGCATACAAAGACCTGACTTTCAGCATTTTGAAAAAACTTTTAATAGAAGAAGAGTTTCGCTCTCGTACAGATCTTGGTGTGACAATCCAAGCATATCTACGCGACAGTGAACAAGATACACAAAACTTAATTAATTGGGCGAAACAGCGTGGTTATCCGCTGACAATTCGTTTGGTGAAAGGTGCGTATTGGGATCAAGAAACTATAAAAGCAGAGCAGAAGCATTGGCAACAGCCAGTTTATAACGATAAAGCCGCAACAGATGCAAATTTTGAAAGAATAACTGAATTATTGCTTGAAAATCATCAATATGTGTATGCTGCGATTGGTAGCCATAATGTGCGATCGCAAGCTCATGCTATAGCAACAGCACAAAGCTTAAATGTCCCTCGCCGTTGCTTTGAGATGCAAGTTCTCTACGGTATGGGGGATAAACTAGCAAAAGCGTTAGTTGATAAAGGTTACCGAGTTCGAGTTTACTGTCCTTATGGCGAACTGCTTCCAGGAATGGCGTATCTCATTCGTCGCTTGCTGGAAAATACTGCGAATAGTTCCTTTTTGCGGCAAAATATGGAGAATCGTCCCGTTGAGGAATTATTAGCACCGCCTGTTGTCGGACAAGTAGACAACCAAACAACCAGACAAGCGGAAAATCCTTCATCCTTCGTTGGTGCGCCTGATACAGATTATGCTGAGGAGGAGCAGAGGAATGAGGCGAATCTTGCTTTGCAAAATGTTCGTCAGCAATTAGGAAGAACTTATCTGCCTTTAATTAACGGTGAGTATGTTCAGACACAACAAGTTGTCGATTCTGTCAACCCCTCGAATTTTAGTGAGGTGGTTGGTAAGATAGGACTTCTGAGTGTTGAACAAGCCGAACAAGCGATGCAAGCTGCAAAGGCTGCGTTTCCTGCTTGGCGTAAAACACCTGTAAAAGAACGCGCTGGGATATTACGAAAAGCGGCTGATTTGATGGAACAACGCCGTGCGGAACTTTCGGTTTGGATAGTTTTGGAAGTTGGGAAGCCAGTACGGGAGGCAGATGGTGAGGTTTCGGAAGCGATAGACTTTTGTCGTTACTACGCTTCGGAGATGGAACGCTTGGATCAGGGTTTCAATTATGACGTTGCTGGTGAAACGAATCGTTATATTTACCAGCCTAGGGGAATTGCTGTCGTGATTTCTCCTTGGAATTTCCCTCTGGCGATCGCAACAGGAATGACGGTTGCAGCCTTGGTTACAGGAAATTGTACTTTGCTCAAACCAGCGGAAACATCTTCTGTGATTGCGGCGAAGCTGACGGAAGTTTTGGTAGATGCTGGATTTCCTAAAGGTGTTTTTCAATACGTGCCTGGCAAGGGTTCACAAGTTGGTGCTTATCTGGTGAATCATGCGTACACTCATGTAATTGCTTTTACTGGTTCACAAGAGGTAGGCTGTCGGATTTATGCAGATGCAGCAATCCTTAAACCTGGTCAAAAGCATATGAAACGCGTGATTGCTGAGATGGGCGGGAAGAATGCCATCATTGTGGATGAAAGTGCTGATTTAGACTCTGCTGTTGTTGGGGTCGTGCAATCGGCATTTGGTTACAGTGGACAAAAATGTTCTGCTTGTTCACGGGTGATAGTGTTGGAACCGGTATATGATACCTTTGTGCAGCGATTTGTGGAAGCGACGAAATCGCTCAATATTGGGGAGACGGAGTTACCAAGTACGCAAGTTGGGCCAGTGATTGATGCAAATGCACGCGATCGCATTCGTGAGTATATCGAAAAAGGTAAGGCAGAAGCAAAAGTCGCTTTGGAAATGCCAGCACCGGATAATGGGTATTTTATCGGTCCTGTTATCTTTAAGGATGTACCAGCAAATGGGGTTATAGCCCAAGAAGAAATTTTTGGTCCCGTTGTGGCGGTGATTAAGGTGAAGAATTTCAAAGAGGCGCTGGAAGTTGCTAACGGAACTAACTACGCTTTGACTGGAGGACTTTATTCTAGAACTCCTTCGCACATTGAGAAGGCGCAGGATGAGTTTGAAGTCGGAAATTTGTATATTAACCGCAACATTACGGGTGCGATCGTTGCACGACAGCCGTTTGGTGGTTTCAAGCTTTCTGGTGTTGGTTCTAAAGCTGGGGGACCAGATTACCTGCTACAATTCACAGAACCGCGTACGGTGACGGAAAATATTCAGCGTCAAGGTTTTGCGCCAATTGAGGGAGCGGAGTAA
- a CDS encoding GNAT family N-acetyltransferase, with product MKDVIVRVADWYQEFSAIQAIRKSVFQEEQGLDPDLDFDGQDETSQQLIASLNGEYVGTARVRYLDDKTAKIERLAVLPVGRGYGIGKKIMEKAMEVIASKNIPEVVIHAQEYIKGLHQQLGFQEEGEVFEEAGIRHVTMRKKLNQ from the coding sequence ATGAAGGATGTCATTGTTAGAGTTGCTGATTGGTATCAGGAGTTTTCAGCAATTCAAGCAATCAGGAAGTCTGTTTTTCAGGAAGAACAAGGTCTAGATCCTGATTTAGATTTTGATGGACAAGATGAAACTTCTCAGCAGTTGATTGCTTCTTTAAATGGAGAGTATGTGGGAACTGCGAGGGTGAGATATTTGGATGACAAGACTGCGAAGATTGAAAGGCTTGCTGTTTTACCCGTAGGTAGAGGGTATGGTATTGGCAAGAAAATTATGGAAAAGGCAATGGAAGTTATAGCGAGTAAGAATATTCCAGAAGTTGTCATTCATGCACAGGAGTATATTAAGGGTTTGCATCAACAGTTGGGTTTTCAGGAAGAGGGGGAGGTTTTTGAAGAGGCTGGCATTCGTCATGTGACAATGAGGAAGAAATTAAATCAGTGA
- a CDS encoding phospholipid carrier-dependent glycosyltransferase: MSNYKSKQNKYKNLLILGIIWLLGALCDRIWFALDRSVPAWDQADYLTGSLNYWHALQNPQWFNQEWWQSFWLLSSKIPPLTYIVTAIVQNIFGIGPDQATLMMLFFSAILLTSVYGLGTVLFSETVGLWAAALCQILPALYLLRLEFLLDYPLAAVVTLSFFCLSVWRMTVDKGVFASFSFPTSPTPPTQWFWAAAFGLTLGLALMVKQTALFFLLTPIVWVGVGALRHRRWGRLLQLLGSLCFSVLVFGPWYRTNWLIILTSGKRATIDSAIAERQPGLDKLESWMYYWNQLPYQVSLPLLFVPLVSLLIWWGRSKFASENPKLETIPSSKPNQQNSSLIWLLVFCIGGYFLSCLNVNKHERYVLPYLPAVTVLLAYGLTRWRSLFGQRVRWGTFGLAIILMLLNLFSVGGVVGGWMTQVLSPNSEHYPYMKAEFPHQQVIGQIIQTEPYLRSTLGVLPSTGEVNQHNFNYYGALQNFQVYGRQVGIRKKFVEQDARSLSWFVTKTGNQGPVKEAQALMVKTVEQGGNFQLNKSWNLPDNSQLMLYHQQTPTLKVRQTSQQNSQAKIALSQVIVPEKAPPGVPIPVSYEWSGSWDELQHGLVLLTWRKNGQIIPNTDSWIHDHGIAMGAMHPGAKKPERTFQVIEKMAMLPPSTLAPGTYTLDAIYLNRLSGESYPLSVPKVTLQIDPQAPAIQAPELDLVTQLESLGAQLPKGTEAVTQVFDEVGRINQYDPIQDYLVQARLTLEYRLQHFTQNRDWAYALALANVLQRRVDGAIASLKQVTDLDPENPYAHAYLAFVQLYNWQPRTAEKSLEPSLAKYPNLPEFRVLSGVAALMQGNFVKAWKDLSTLRK; encoded by the coding sequence ATGAGCAATTACAAAAGTAAGCAGAATAAATATAAAAACTTACTCATACTCGGGATAATTTGGTTATTGGGGGCGTTGTGCGATCGCATTTGGTTTGCTTTGGATCGTTCTGTCCCTGCTTGGGATCAAGCAGACTATTTAACTGGTAGTTTAAATTATTGGCACGCGTTACAAAATCCCCAATGGTTTAACCAGGAGTGGTGGCAAAGTTTTTGGCTGTTGTCTTCCAAAATACCGCCTTTAACTTACATCGTTACAGCTATTGTTCAGAATATCTTTGGCATCGGACCAGATCAAGCAACTCTGATGATGCTGTTCTTTAGTGCAATTTTATTAACTTCAGTCTATGGTTTGGGCACTGTGCTATTTAGCGAGACTGTAGGTTTATGGGCTGCTGCACTATGCCAAATTTTACCTGCTCTTTATCTGCTGCGTTTAGAATTTTTGCTAGATTATCCGCTTGCAGCAGTTGTGACTTTGAGTTTCTTTTGCCTGAGTGTTTGGCGAATGACAGTGGACAAGGGGGTATTTGCTTCTTTTTCTTTCCCAACTTCCCCAACTCCCCCAACTCAATGGTTCTGGGCTGCAGCCTTCGGCTTAACTTTGGGGCTGGCGTTGATGGTGAAGCAGACGGCGTTGTTTTTTTTGTTGACGCCGATAGTCTGGGTTGGAGTGGGTGCACTACGTCATCGGCGCTGGGGACGCTTATTACAACTACTGGGTAGTTTGTGTTTTTCGGTGTTAGTTTTTGGTCCTTGGTATCGTACCAATTGGCTTATCATCCTCACTTCTGGTAAGCGGGCGACAATTGATTCTGCTATTGCTGAACGTCAGCCTGGTCTTGATAAGCTGGAATCTTGGATGTACTATTGGAATCAGTTACCTTACCAAGTTTCATTACCTTTGTTATTTGTACCTCTGGTAAGTTTACTTATATGGTGGGGGCGTTCAAAATTTGCGTCTGAAAATCCAAAACTTGAAACTATACCTTCAAGCAAACCAAACCAGCAAAACTCATCACTGATATGGTTACTTGTGTTTTGCATTGGCGGATATTTTCTTTCATGTTTGAATGTGAACAAGCATGAACGTTATGTCTTGCCTTATTTACCAGCGGTGACGGTGCTTTTAGCTTATGGGTTGACGCGTTGGCGCAGTCTGTTCGGACAGCGTGTCCGTTGGGGTACTTTTGGTTTAGCTATTATACTAATGTTGCTCAACCTGTTTTCGGTGGGAGGTGTTGTTGGTGGTTGGATGACACAAGTTTTGAGTCCCAACTCTGAGCATTATCCTTACATGAAAGCAGAGTTTCCTCATCAACAGGTTATTGGCCAAATTATCCAAACAGAACCGTATTTGCGTTCTACTCTAGGAGTACTACCATCAACTGGAGAAGTTAACCAACACAATTTCAATTACTACGGGGCGCTACAAAACTTTCAAGTTTACGGACGTCAGGTGGGAATCAGGAAAAAGTTTGTCGAACAAGATGCGCGATCGTTGTCATGGTTCGTGACGAAAACAGGTAATCAAGGACCGGTCAAAGAAGCTCAAGCTCTTATGGTAAAGACTGTTGAGCAAGGCGGGAATTTTCAACTCAATAAGTCTTGGAATTTGCCTGATAACAGTCAACTCATGCTTTATCATCAACAAACGCCAACACTAAAAGTCAGACAAACTTCTCAACAAAACTCACAAGCCAAAATTGCCCTATCACAAGTCATAGTACCAGAAAAAGCTCCCCCAGGAGTACCAATACCTGTAAGCTATGAGTGGTCTGGTTCTTGGGATGAACTACAACACGGGTTAGTCCTGCTGACTTGGCGTAAAAATGGTCAGATCATACCTAACACTGATAGTTGGATACACGATCATGGTATCGCGATGGGAGCTATGCATCCTGGTGCCAAAAAACCTGAAAGAACATTTCAAGTGATTGAAAAGATGGCAATGTTGCCTCCTTCTACCCTAGCACCCGGAACTTATACCCTAGACGCGATTTATCTCAACAGACTATCAGGAGAAAGTTATCCCCTTTCAGTGCCAAAAGTCACACTACAAATTGACCCTCAAGCCCCTGCCATACAAGCACCAGAACTTGATTTAGTAACGCAGTTAGAGAGTTTAGGCGCTCAATTACCCAAAGGTACTGAAGCTGTGACTCAAGTATTTGATGAAGTAGGACGTATTAATCAATACGATCCAATTCAGGATTATCTGGTACAAGCAAGACTGACTTTAGAATATCGATTGCAACATTTTACTCAAAACCGAGATTGGGCATACGCTTTGGCTTTAGCAAACGTGTTGCAGCGGCGGGTGGATGGTGCGATCGCATCTCTAAAACAAGTCACTGACTTAGATCCAGAAAATCCTTACGCTCACGCTTATCTAGCATTTGTTCAATTATATAATTGGCAGCCACGAACAGCCGAAAAGTCTTTAGAACCGAGTTTAGCTAAATATCCCAATTTACCAGAATTCAGAGTTCTTTCAGGAGTTGCTGCCCTTATGCAAGGCAATTTCGTGAAAGCATGGAAAGACTTGTCAACATTGAGAAAGTAA
- a CDS encoding HlyD family secretion protein, whose translation MEHRNSSPQTHRVTGLEGQKPVSEEKVTAITTTNSESEIQKPVPRSKRNALPKVILAVLLAGGAIAAGIYAFRTWQYNQQYARKYQETDNAYVTANVSPITSRVSGIVTEVTVNDNQVVSANDVLMKIDKRDYLVSLTQAKASLELAKQQAELARERLNRDIVSASASNSDPANNNQAKQVATNAQQREIHQQQYKIALAAVAQKQADLRKAELQLSYTDITALVPGKVGNKSVSVGQQVQPGQTLITLVQPNPWIIANFKETQLEKIQPGQNVTITIPAFPNRTFSGKVDSMSPTSFGKVALPPQENATGYSNLPQDVQRVPVKIVFEPKSLQGYESRMTPGMSAVAVVETNNSLPAQKAPNLTPAQNAPNSTNPKDTKDTKNTNDTNTQEKKDNQTKERL comes from the coding sequence ATGGAACACCGAAATTCTTCACCACAAACACACAGGGTTACAGGATTAGAGGGACAAAAACCAGTTTCAGAGGAAAAGGTGACAGCTATCACTACTACAAACTCTGAAAGCGAAATTCAAAAACCTGTACCGCGATCAAAACGCAATGCGCTACCAAAAGTGATATTAGCTGTGTTGTTAGCCGGAGGGGCGATCGCTGCCGGAATTTACGCATTCCGAACATGGCAGTATAACCAGCAGTACGCAAGAAAGTATCAGGAAACTGATAACGCCTATGTCACCGCAAATGTTTCCCCTATCACTTCCCGCGTATCAGGAATAGTCACCGAAGTTACAGTTAATGATAACCAAGTGGTGTCTGCGAATGATGTATTAATGAAGATCGATAAACGGGACTACCTAGTATCTCTAACACAAGCAAAAGCATCTCTAGAACTAGCCAAGCAGCAAGCAGAGTTGGCACGAGAAAGGCTGAATAGAGATATTGTTAGTGCTTCCGCATCTAACTCAGATCCAGCAAACAATAACCAAGCAAAACAGGTTGCAACTAATGCTCAGCAAAGAGAGATACATCAGCAACAGTATAAAATAGCGCTAGCTGCTGTTGCCCAAAAGCAGGCAGATCTCAGAAAAGCGGAACTTCAACTGTCCTACACCGATATTACAGCGCTAGTTCCTGGAAAAGTTGGTAATAAAAGCGTTTCTGTAGGGCAGCAGGTACAACCAGGACAAACTCTTATCACATTAGTGCAGCCAAATCCTTGGATTATTGCCAACTTTAAAGAAACTCAGTTAGAAAAAATCCAACCTGGGCAAAATGTGACAATTACAATCCCTGCCTTCCCTAATCGCACGTTTAGCGGGAAAGTGGATAGTATGTCCCCCACTTCTTTTGGCAAGGTTGCCCTTCCCCCACAAGAAAATGCCACGGGTTATTCCAACCTTCCTCAGGATGTGCAACGAGTTCCAGTCAAGATAGTCTTTGAGCCTAAGAGTCTTCAAGGTTATGAATCTCGGATGACTCCTGGAATGTCAGCGGTTGCGGTTGTCGAAACTAATAACTCTCTTCCCGCCCAAAAAGCACCGAATTTAACTCCCGCCCAAAACGCACCGAATTCAACGAATCCCAAAGACACAAAGGATACGAAGAACACAAACGACACGAATACACAAGAAAAAAAAGATAATCAGACGAAGGAAAGATTGTAA
- a CDS encoding cobalamin-binding protein, which produces MTNDTARIVSLIPGGTEILAALGLTDAIVGRSHECDYPPEIQNRPVCTQARINSNAPSGDIHEKVNYLLQSALSIYQINTDVLEKLQPTHIVTQDQCDVCAVSLKDVEEAVASITNTPAQIISLQPNVLKDIWDEIQRVGNVFGVDSQQVIANLQARVKIVDKKTQHLSQTEHLPTVACIEWTDPLMVAANWIPELVTLAGGEPLFSITGSASTTLKWETLISSNPDIIIFMPCGFDLNRTRQEAQPLTQRPEWQKLHAVETGRVYITDGNSFFNRPGPRLVDSLEILAEIQHPEIFEYGYKQKGWEVL; this is translated from the coding sequence ATGACAAATGACACTGCAAGAATTGTCTCCCTCATCCCTGGAGGCACAGAAATATTAGCAGCTTTGGGTTTGACGGATGCAATCGTTGGGCGATCACACGAATGTGATTATCCCCCCGAAATTCAAAACCGCCCTGTTTGTACTCAAGCGCGTATCAATAGCAACGCCCCAAGTGGTGATATTCATGAGAAAGTTAATTATCTGTTGCAATCTGCCCTAAGTATTTATCAAATCAACACAGATGTTTTAGAGAAATTGCAACCAACTCACATTGTTACCCAAGATCAATGTGATGTCTGTGCTGTTAGCCTAAAAGATGTAGAAGAAGCAGTTGCAAGCATTACAAATACCCCTGCTCAAATTATTTCCTTACAGCCAAATGTTCTTAAAGATATTTGGGATGAGATTCAGCGAGTAGGTAACGTTTTTGGGGTAGATTCGCAGCAAGTGATCGCAAATCTACAAGCGCGGGTAAAAATAGTAGACAAAAAAACACAACATCTTTCCCAAACAGAACACCTGCCGACTGTTGCTTGCATTGAGTGGACTGATCCTTTGATGGTTGCTGCTAATTGGATTCCTGAATTAGTAACCTTAGCAGGAGGAGAACCGTTATTTAGCATCACAGGTTCGGCTTCTACTACCTTAAAATGGGAAACCCTGATTTCTAGCAATCCGGATATCATCATCTTTATGCCCTGTGGCTTTGATTTAAATCGCACCCGTCAAGAAGCTCAACCACTAACTCAACGTCCAGAATGGCAAAAGTTACATGCTGTGGAAACTGGCAGAGTTTACATCACTGATGGTAACTCCTTTTTCAATCGTCCAGGACCACGACTTGTAGATTCTCTAGAGATTTTGGCAGAAATCCAGCATCCAGAAATCTTTGAATATGGATATAAACAAAAGGGTTGGGAAGTTCTGTAA
- a CDS encoding RluA family pseudouridine synthase, with protein MMVLHPLSDFINFNSPVSNSSPNYWYEGRCPQTSELLRLPRTPLIEAIAYNLMQHLATDNRYSSEGKMYGVLLIELPNGEQKILKAFSGLLNGDSVVEGWVPPIPGRKQVALEEASTLSELDAIKQELITLKQLPERLQYETHTSEFELRLQQMSDRHQDCKNKRIKKRQILCETLAGETLHFALEQLNEESRREGIERKQLKRQRDEKLQPLQQLIATADTRIRELKQQRKQLSRQLQAQMHAAYTLMNFLGQSLTLQQLIPGGMPTGTGDCCAPKLLHYAATHHFKPLAMAEFWWGSSSTDQDKVQGEFYGACVERCQPLMGFLLSGLSQRKSNADVSTTEQTSPSLESALKSFPLLYKERDARQGRVRLGESFESFDDLCVHPSLDKGRGDYDRVECFYNGQLLGFDILYEDEWLIVVNKPSGLLSVPGRYFDTQDSVLSRLRYLLPDRVILNAVHRLDQETSGILVLARNQQIYRQLSQQFQQRQVHKVYEAVLSGSLTTEQGVIELPLWGNPENRPYQQVDWQYGKPSVTHFQMIAVEGNYTRVELTPLTGRTHQLRVHAADVKGLGVPILGDRLYGCGAAASRLHLHARELCFEHPQLGKTIHLQAKTPF; from the coding sequence ATGATGGTTCTGCATCCGCTTTCAGATTTCATAAACTTCAATTCCCCAGTCAGTAACTCATCTCCTAACTATTGGTACGAAGGGCGTTGTCCTCAAACAAGCGAACTACTGCGACTACCCCGCACTCCTTTAATAGAGGCGATCGCCTACAATTTAATGCAACACCTTGCCACTGATAACCGTTATTCCTCTGAAGGAAAAATGTACGGGGTATTACTGATTGAACTACCGAATGGCGAACAAAAGATACTCAAAGCTTTCTCCGGTCTTCTGAATGGCGACAGCGTAGTTGAGGGTTGGGTACCGCCGATTCCGGGACGAAAGCAAGTTGCTTTAGAGGAAGCCAGCACACTATCTGAATTGGATGCTATTAAGCAGGAACTGATTACCCTTAAGCAACTTCCCGAACGGCTGCAGTATGAAACGCATACGAGTGAGTTTGAGTTACGCTTACAACAAATGAGCGATCGCCATCAAGATTGCAAAAACAAGCGTATCAAAAAACGCCAGATACTCTGCGAAACTCTGGCAGGAGAAACACTTCACTTTGCTCTTGAACAACTTAACGAAGAAAGCCGCCGAGAAGGAATTGAACGAAAGCAACTCAAACGCCAACGAGATGAAAAGTTGCAGCCGCTTCAGCAGTTGATAGCTACAGCAGATACGCGAATTCGGGAACTAAAACAACAACGTAAACAACTATCCCGCCAACTCCAGGCGCAGATGCACGCTGCTTACACCCTGATGAATTTCCTCGGACAATCCCTAACGTTGCAGCAATTAATACCAGGAGGTATGCCCACTGGCACTGGAGATTGTTGTGCGCCAAAGCTACTCCACTATGCCGCAACGCATCATTTCAAACCGTTGGCAATGGCAGAGTTTTGGTGGGGTTCCTCTTCTACTGATCAAGATAAAGTGCAAGGAGAATTTTACGGTGCTTGTGTAGAGCGTTGTCAACCATTGATGGGGTTTCTGCTGTCAGGGTTGTCTCAGAGGAAATCGAATGCAGATGTTAGCACAACTGAGCAAACCTCACCCTCGCTTGAATCGGCGCTAAAATCTTTCCCTCTCCTTTATAAGGAGAGGGATGCCCGACAGGGCAGGGTGAGGTTGGGAGAGAGTTTTGAGTCATTCGATGACTTGTGTGTACACCCTAGCCTTGATAAGGGGAGGGGAGACTACGACAGGGTGGAGTGTTTTTATAATGGGCAATTACTCGGATTTGACATTCTTTACGAAGATGAATGGTTAATTGTTGTAAACAAACCCTCGGGATTACTATCAGTTCCAGGTCGTTATTTTGACACTCAAGACAGTGTTCTGAGTCGTTTGCGTTATCTCCTACCGGATCGTGTCATCCTCAATGCCGTGCATCGGTTGGATCAAGAAACTTCTGGTATTCTTGTATTGGCTCGCAATCAACAAATTTATCGTCAGCTGAGTCAGCAGTTTCAGCAACGGCAGGTTCACAAAGTTTATGAAGCCGTGCTTTCCGGTTCGCTCACGACTGAGCAAGGTGTGATTGAATTACCACTATGGGGCAATCCTGAAAATCGTCCTTATCAGCAAGTTGATTGGCAATATGGAAAACCCAGCGTGACTCACTTTCAGATGATAGCAGTTGAGGGAAACTACACTCGCGTCGAGTTGACGCCACTAACAGGACGTACCCATCAGTTGAGAGTTCACGCAGCTGATGTCAAAGGACTTGGGGTACCTATTTTGGGCGATCGCCTTTATGGATGTGGTGCAGCCGCAAGTCGGTTACATCTACATGCCAGGGAACTTTGTTTTGAGCATCCGCAGTTGGGAAAAACCATTCATCTACAAGCAAAGACGCCATTTTAG